One Elgaria multicarinata webbii isolate HBS135686 ecotype San Diego chromosome 7, rElgMul1.1.pri, whole genome shotgun sequence DNA window includes the following coding sequences:
- the PSMG2 gene encoding proteasome assembly chaperone 2 isoform X2, which translates to MDGMFVSCDGCACPDFQGFTLLMPAVSVGNVGQLAVDLVISTLGMSKVGYFYTDCLVPMIGNNPYATTEENATELCINAEVYAVPSKELVVLQIRSPFIKNKYRPFCKTLLSWVKSCGFSKIVLLSSSHAYQRNDQQLHGTSLRYLLSPAVEKTIGNVIERLSGRELEQIAAFPGVNGDEKVFHIPGGGITKLLFTESCSKEIPMVVLLKFCSEGDNIPDAHALADYLNEWLQLTANQSSSSSVKCSRWKIPSSWKLLFGSGLPPALF; encoded by the exons ATGGACGGGATGTTCGTTTCTTGTGATGGCTGCGCGTGCCCTGACTTCCAAGGCTTCACGCTCCTTATG CCAGCTGTATCAGTGGGGAATGTTGGCCAGTTGGCTGTAGATTTAGTCATTTCTACGCTGGGCATGTCCAAAGTTGGTTACTTTTATACTGATTGTCTTGTGCCAATGATTGGAAATAATCCATATGCAACAACAGAAGAGAATGCAACAGAACTATGTATAAATGCTGAAG TGTATGCCGTGCCTTCTAAAGAGCTGGTGGTTCTACAGATCAGATCACCATTCATAAAG AATAAATACAGACCCTTCTGTAAAACGCTACTATCTTGGGTGAAAAGTTGTGGATTTTCCAAAATTGTTCTTTTGTCCAGCAGTCATGCTTACCAACGTAATGATCAACAGCTTCATGG TACCTCACTGCGATACTTGCTTTCACCTGCTGTTGAGAAAACAATTGGAAATGTAATAGAGAGGCTGAGTGGCAGAGAACtggagcaaatagcagcttttcCTGGAGTAAATGGTGATGAGAAAGTGTTCCACATTCCAGGAGGTGGTATCACAAAACTATTGTTCACTGAGAG TTGTTCAAAAGAAATTCCAATGGTAGTTTTGCTTAAGTTCTGCTCAGAGGGGGACAATATCCCTGATGCCCACGCCCTTGCTGACTACCTTAATGAATGGCTCCAACTTACTGCAAACCAA AGCAGCAGTTCTTCAGTTAAATGTTCCAGATGGAAAATACCAAGTTCTTGGAAACTACTCTTTGGCAGTGGACTCCCGCCTGCACTGTTTTAA
- the PSMG2 gene encoding proteasome assembly chaperone 2 isoform X1, which yields MDGMFVSCDGCACPDFQGFTLLMPAVSVGNVGQLAVDLVISTLGMSKVGYFYTDCLVPMIGNNPYATTEENATELCINAEVYAVPSKELVVLQIRSPFIKNKYRPFCKTLLSWVKSCGFSKIVLLSSSHAYQRNDQQLHGTSLRYLLSPAVEKTIGNVIERLSGRELEQIAAFPGVNGDEKVFHIPGGGITKLLFTESCSKEIPMVVLLKFCSEGDNIPDAHALADYLNEWLQLTANQQSSSSSVKCSRWKIPSSWKLLFGSGLPPALF from the exons ATGGACGGGATGTTCGTTTCTTGTGATGGCTGCGCGTGCCCTGACTTCCAAGGCTTCACGCTCCTTATG CCAGCTGTATCAGTGGGGAATGTTGGCCAGTTGGCTGTAGATTTAGTCATTTCTACGCTGGGCATGTCCAAAGTTGGTTACTTTTATACTGATTGTCTTGTGCCAATGATTGGAAATAATCCATATGCAACAACAGAAGAGAATGCAACAGAACTATGTATAAATGCTGAAG TGTATGCCGTGCCTTCTAAAGAGCTGGTGGTTCTACAGATCAGATCACCATTCATAAAG AATAAATACAGACCCTTCTGTAAAACGCTACTATCTTGGGTGAAAAGTTGTGGATTTTCCAAAATTGTTCTTTTGTCCAGCAGTCATGCTTACCAACGTAATGATCAACAGCTTCATGG TACCTCACTGCGATACTTGCTTTCACCTGCTGTTGAGAAAACAATTGGAAATGTAATAGAGAGGCTGAGTGGCAGAGAACtggagcaaatagcagcttttcCTGGAGTAAATGGTGATGAGAAAGTGTTCCACATTCCAGGAGGTGGTATCACAAAACTATTGTTCACTGAGAG TTGTTCAAAAGAAATTCCAATGGTAGTTTTGCTTAAGTTCTGCTCAGAGGGGGACAATATCCCTGATGCCCACGCCCTTGCTGACTACCTTAATGAATGGCTCCAACTTACTGCAAACCAA CAGAGCAGCAGTTCTTCAGTTAAATGTTCCAGATGGAAAATACCAAGTTCTTGGAAACTACTCTTTGGCAGTGGACTCCCGCCTGCACTGTTTTAA